The genomic DNA TTTAACTAATTTTGCAGAGTAAATAAATTGAGTTTCATCGATAAAAAAACTATTTTAACCGATGAAAATTCTCACTTAATCGATTTTTATGAAAAAATTAATTATAGTAAGACACGCTAAATCTTCATGGAAACATAATGTGATAGATCATGAAAGACCACTTAATGAAAGAGGTTTTAAAGATGCCGATTTAGTTTCAGAAAACTTAAAAGGAAGCGGTTTAAAGGTCGATTTAGTTTTGTCAAGCGATGCTATGCGTGCCGAAACCACTTCAGACATTTTTATCTCTAACCTGAATATTGATGAAAGTATTGTTCACTTAAATCATGATTTATATGATTTTTCTGGAAGTCATCTTATTGAAGTTATTAAATCATGTGATGATTCTGTTGATACACTCATGGTTTTTGGACATAACCATGCCATTACGGCTTTTGTAAATACTTATGGAAGCATCATAATAGATAATGTTCCTACTAGTGGAGTGGTTGTTATAGAGTTTGATATTGTAAATTGGAAAAATTTAAATCAAGGGAAGACCATACAAACATTATTTCCTAGAGATTTAAAATAATATTGTTTATACTTAATTTTTAAAGATTATTGGTATCAACGTAACAATTTACCGTTTAAAAAATCTTACCATTTCATAATGTTTTTTACTAATAATATTAAGCTTAAATAGAATATATTTGTGTATATATTCTAACCCATTAATTTTTCTAAATGACAAAACCAGAATTACAAGATAATAATTACGTAAACAGAGAAATAAGTTGGTTGCAGTTTAATGCTCGGGTTTTACAAGAGGCATCGGATGAAAAAAATGTACCATTAATTGAACGTTTGAGGTTTCTAGGTATTTTCTCTAATAATCTAGATGAGTTTTTTAAAGTTAGATATGCCACGGTTAAGCGTATAGTCGATGCTGGAAAAGGTGGAAAGAATGCCTTGGGAGGGATTAAAGCCAAAGAGTTATTGGAGATTATAACTCAAATTGTAATTAAACAGCAGAGTAAAAGTTTAGAAATATTAAGCACCATTCATCAAAGGTTAGAGGATGAAAACATTTACATCATTGATGAGACTCAAATTGATAAAGCGCAGCATGACTTTATAAAGAAATACTTTTTAACACATGTTAGCCCAGCATTAGTGACTATTATTTTGAACGATTCTGTCGTTCTACCAAATTTAAAAGATAGTGGGGCCTATTTAGCAGTTAGGATGGTAATGTCT from Flavivirga abyssicola includes the following:
- a CDS encoding SixA phosphatase family protein, coding for MKKLIIVRHAKSSWKHNVIDHERPLNERGFKDADLVSENLKGSGLKVDLVLSSDAMRAETTSDIFISNLNIDESIVHLNHDLYDFSGSHLIEVIKSCDDSVDTLMVFGHNHAITAFVNTYGSIIIDNVPTSGVVVIEFDIVNWKNLNQGKTIQTLFPRDLK